DNA sequence from the Hoylesella buccalis ATCC 35310 genome:
GGACTCGCCCATTCGACTGGGAATTGCCGGCGGTCCCATCATCATGGGTATCCTCGTAGGGGCGTTGGGGCCACACATGCACTTCATTTCTTACACCACTCGCTCAGCCTCTCTCATGCTCCGCAGGTTGGGATTGGCGATGTATCTGGCCTGTCTGGGGCTTGATGCGGGCAAAGATTTCTTCAGTACGGTGTTCCGTCCTGAGGGATTGCTGTGGGTAGGCATCGGTGCACTGCTCACCATCGCACCCGTTTTAATCGTTGGTTGCATTGCCTTGCGAACCAAGAAACTTGACTACGGAACCATTTGCGGCATCCTTTGCGGAGCCATGGCCAACCCGATGGCGCTTTCGTATGCCAACGACACCATCGAAGGGGACACACCCAGCATCAGCTATGCTACGGTTTACCCCATCGGAATGTTCGTTCGGGTCATCATAGCCCAAGTATTAATCATGTTCTTTGTGTGACAAAAGTGATGAAAACTCGTTTTAAGTATTTCTTTCTTACCTACGTTTTCTTTGTCCTAATCTTTATCATTCAGAAACCTCTGTTCATGCTTTACCACCTGTCTTTGTTCAAAGAGGCAACGTGGAAAGATTGGTTTTTGGTGCCTTACCATGGCTTGCCGCTGGATTTTTCGTTGGCCGGCTACCTCACCATCATACCCGGATTGTTATTGATTTGCACCATCTGGTCGCGCAAACGTTTGTGGAGACGACTGGCAATGGCCTATTTTGCCGTTATTACCATCGTTCTGTCGGCCGTCTTTGTCATCGACCTGGGCCTCTATCGGTATTGGGGATTCCGATTAGACGCCACGCCCTTGTTCTATTTCTGCTCCTCTCCGGGGGATGCATTGGCCAGTGCCAGCGCATGGGAACTCATCGGTGGCATCGTGACTTTGCTGCTGATGACCGTCCTCCTCTATGCCCTGTTTTATTTGTTGCTGAGAGATGACGTGCTCGAAAAGAAGCTCTTGCCCCTCAACCGACCATTCTTCACCTTCCTTTTCGTGCTGCTTTGGGCGGCCTTGTTCATCCCTATCCGTGGCGGATTCAAGGCATCGACCATGAATATCGGCAAAGTATATTTCAGTGAGAACATGCGTTTGAACCACGCTGCGACCAATCCACTGTTCAGTCTGCTGGTTTCATTGATCAAACAAGAAAACTTTAAGCAGCAATATCGCTTCATGAAGGATGACGAAGCCAACAAGTTGGTTGCACAGATGTACGACCAGGATGTTGTACATCGGTCATATCAGGCACCCCAACAATGGATATTGACCACCGCTCGGCCTAACATTCTGTTCGTGGTGATGGAGAGTTTCTCCTCCAAACTCATGGCGTCACTGGGCGGAGAACGCAATGTGGCGGTCAATCTGGACCGACTTTCGGCCGAAGGATTGCTGTTCCGCTACTTCTATGCCACGAGTTTTCGAACCGACAGAGGACTTGTTTCCATCCTCAGCGGATTCCCCTCGCTGCCCACCAACAGCATCATGAAGATGCCAAAAGTGTCTCAAAGTTTGCCTTCCATTGCCGCAAGTTTACGCAAGGTGGGCTATACGGCCGATTATTATTATGGTGGCGATGCCGATTTTACCAACATGCGGTCGTACTTGAAGGGTACAGGATTTGAGACGATTGTGTGTGATGAAGACTTTCCCTTGTCAGACAGGCTTAGTAAATGGGGAGTCCCCGACCATCTATTGTTCGAAAAGGTGCTCTCGAACTTGCGGCAAAACAAGCGCCAAAAGCCGTGGTTCAAGGTGGTACAGACATTGAGCAGCCACGAACCCTTCGATGTTCCTTACCACCGTTTGAATGACAAAATACTCAATGCGTTTGCTTATACCGACAGTTGCGTGGGTCACTTTGTGGACGAATTGAAGAAACTGCCGCTGTGGAAGAACACGCTTGTAGTACTGGTTCCCGACCATTTGGGCTGCTATCCCCAGGACATTGACAACCTATCCGTAGAGCGTTATCAAATTCCGCTCATCTTCTTGGGTGGCGCACTCAAAGAGCCAGGCACGGTAGACATCCATGGTTCGCAGACTGACATTGCCGCCACGCTGTTGGGGCAGATGGGAATTGCGCATCACGAGTTTACTTATAGCAAGGATATTTTCAATCCGTCATCCCCTCATTTTGCGTTCTTTACCTTCCCGGATGCCTTTGGTTTAGTGGATGAGGACAATCAGGTGGTCTTCAATAACGAGTCGAAGAAGGTTGTTTTGGACCGGGGTAAGCGGCCTGGAAAGAATCTCAAGCGAGGGAAAGCCTACCTGCAAAAGATCTATGACACCATCGATCGGTTGTCTACAGAGCCAGTGAAAGAGGGTAACAGGCATTGAGTTCGTAGGCAATAGCCTTTCACGTCACCTGCGACATGGGCTGTTTTAGTTGGCAAAAACAAATGGTTTGCTGTCTGAAGCAGCCTATTTTACGTTATTAAAGCAGTCGGGTATGGGGGCTTTCAGCGTCATGTGCTTGCCCGAGGTGGGATGAATAAAGGTGATGGAAGCTGCATGTAGGTAGAGTCTATCAGCCTGATGGCCGTAAAGTTCATCACCAAGGATGGGACAATTCAGTCCCTCTTGATGGGCACAGTGCATGCGCAACTGATGCGTACGGCCTGTCATGGGCGAGAGAGTAAGCAGCGTTTTTCCCTGATATACTGACAGAACACGGTAGAAAGTGATGGCCGGTTTGCCATGAACGTGGTCGACTGTTTGTCTTGGACGGTCGAGAAAGTCGGGGCGAAGTGGCAATTCAATGGAACCTTCTGTCTGTGTTACCTTGCCATCCAGTACGGCTATGTATTCTTTTTGGATGGTGTGAGCCTTGAATTGGGCTTGCAAATGGTGGTAAACCTTCATGTTCTTGGCCACGATGAGCAGTCCAGACGTAGCCATGTCCAAACGATGTACGGCATGCAACGGCATGTCTTGAGGCATCATTTCCTGCAAGATGGTCAGGACAGAGGGGCGACTTGATCGTCCTGGAACGGAGAGTAATCCGGCTGGTTTGTTCACAACAACCAGGTCATCATCCTCATATACCATTTGAAGCTGCATGGGTTCGGCATCATCTGGATATTCATCGTCCACCTCAAGACCTTGCAACATGAAGCGAAGGATGGGCAGGCATTTGCCTCGACAGGCTGGATAACATTCGCCATGGTGCCGTATGGTGGCCTTCGGTGAGGCTCCCCACCAGAACTCTGCCATGGCGATTGGTTTGTAATGGTGCTGGTAAGCGTACTGCAACAGCTTGGGAGCGCAGCACTCTCCCGCCCCCGCAGGCGGAACATGTTGTGGCGTTTCAGCGAAAATGTCCAAGAGATTGCGCTGCTCACCCCGTGCGTTGAGCATCACAAAATGAGTAAACAACCACCGTTGCAGTGCGTCTGAACGCTGCTTGCGCTGGTCTTTCAGTCGCCCAATGCGGTCATCATGCTGCGCCAGCCCGGCTCGTTTGTCCGCCAAAACAGCTTCCCAACGGTGCTTGATGCGACGCAGTTCGGCTTTCATGAACTGGCTTTCCCGAATGAGTTCGGCCTCTTTTTCTACCGAAAGTGAGGAGGTTTTCCGCAGATGGTCACGATTCCGTTTAGCCTCTTTCATGCGGTTTTGAAACGCTGCAAGTGCTTGTTGCGCCTCTTCTTCCAAGCGTTTGAGTTCTTGTTTCATCGCCAAACAGCCAGCATCCGTTTCCTCTTGCTCTACCAGTGCATTGATATGCGTGATCTGTTCTTCATGTTTTTTGAAATAACCTTGCGGCTGTAGGTAATCAAACACGGCGGGAACGAAGCCCGACCAATCGCTCTTGCCCTCGATTTGTCCTGAATAAGCCGCCAAAAAGCCCAGCTGTTGCTGCTGATCTTCAACAACCAAAACCCCGAACATCTTCCCTTTTGCCACCTCTTGCTGCCACGTCTGCATGCCCTGAATGTACGCTTGAACGTGCTTCATGGCCAACAAAGCCAAAGGATGGGGCTGATAATGGAAGGGATTGTTCAGCCTCAACGGTCGCTCCACGTCCGTGATCAATGGGTGAAAACACGAGGTTGTGAAGGATGAGGGATGCGACTGGGAATGACAGGACATACTACTTGATTTGAAAACATGCGCTAAGGGGCAAGCATGATACACGCCATGCTCCCAATAAGGGGAAGAGAAAAGCAGGCTTTCGCCACCCTCTCAACTGCGCACAAGCCTGACCATGGCACGCTATTCGAAATAATACAAGAAGGTAGCGATACCTTCCAAGGCCGGTTTGCGCTGTCCTTCAATCTCTATTTTGAAGTTGATTTCGGTCTTGCAGATGCCGCGTAGGTTGCTGATGGCATGCAGCTTGGTCACCATGCGCACCCTACTTCCCGTGACAACCGCCTGTCCAAAGCGCATCTTGTCCATGCCATAGTTAACCAACATCTTGATGTTGTTCACCTCGATAATCTGTGACCAGAGGTAAGGCAGCAGCGACAACGTCAGATAGCCATGTGCGATGGTGCTTTGATACGGACTCTCTTTCTTGGCACGGTCAGTGTCCACATGAATCCATTGATGATCCAATGTTGCGTCAGCAAATAGATTAATACGATCCTGGTCAATCAGCAACCAGTCGGATGCACCCAATTCTTTGCCCTCAAAGGCTGCAAACTCGTCGTAAGAGTTGACTACTAATTTACTCATACTTATCTCTTTTTACGTTCAACACCTATGGATGCCTTTCATCATCTGCCCGCAATCAGGCGCGAAAGGCTTTATGTTGTTCGTTCAAACGACAAAGATAAACAAACCAAACGACATGCACAAACAAAGAAAACGTTTGCCGGCAACACGCTGTGTGCCATGCTGCTGTGTACCAAAAATATAAGGGCAAAGTTGTCATTTCTAAATAATTGGTTTATCTTTGCAGTGCATAAACTACGTTCCAGCATTCGGAAAGAGAGGTTGCGGCTTTCTGCTTTCCGCATCATTCTGTTATTACATGAAAGAATTCATACAGGTTTTGCGACGCTTTGTAGCTCCCTACAAGCGTTATTTAGGGTTTTCCGTACTGTTCAACATCCTGTCTGCGGTATTGAACATTTTCTCTTTCGCAGCCCTCATCCCCATTCTTAACATCCTTTTCAATATTGGACAGGAGCGCATAACCACGCTGATGCCATGGCCTTCGTCGATGAATGAACTGCCCGACGTACTGAGCAACAACGCCAATTACTATGTACAGATGATGATTGACCATTACGGAGCCACCACCACCCTGCTGTTCATCGGCTTGTTTTTGGCCTTCATGACGTTTCTCAAGACAGGTTCTTACTTTCTTGCCTCTGCCAGTGTGATGCCCATCCGCACGGGTGTGGTGCGCGACATACGCAACCAATTGTACCAAAAGATTACGAGTCTGTCGCTTGGATTCTTCTCTGAGGAACGCAAAGGTGACATCATCGCCCGCATGAGTGGTGACGTTCAGGAGATAGAAAACTCCATCATGGCCTCGCTGGACATGCTGTTCAAGAATCCCATCCTCGTCATTGCCTACTTCACCACGCTGCTCATCATCTCGTGGCAGCTCACCCTGTTCACCATTCTCTTCGTTCCTCTCTTCGGCTGGTTCATGGGATTGGTTGGACGAAAGCTGAAACAAAACAGCGTGAAGGCGCAAAACCTGTGGAGCGACACCATGAGTCAGGTGGAAGAAACGTTAGGCGGACTGCGCATCATCAAGGCCTTCTCGGCCGAAGAAAAGATGAATGCGCGCTTTGACAAGATTAATTCCAACTACCGAGACAGTATCCTCAAGGTCACCATACGGCAGCAATTGGCCCACCCCATGAGCGAGTTTCTGGGTACGTTGATGATTGTCATCGTGTTATGGTTCGGTGGTACGCTGGTCTTGAACGAGCAAGTACTCAGCGGACCCACGTTTATTTATTACCTCGTGATGCTCTACAGCATCATCAACCCGTTGAAAGAACTGTCAAAGGCGAGCTATGCCATCATGAAAGGACTGGCATCCATCGAGCGGGTAGACAAGATACTGAAGGCCGAAGTAGCCATTAAAGAGCCCGAAAAACCGATTCACCTCAACAGCTTTGAACATCAAATCGAATTCCGCCATGTATCGTTCAGGTATGCGGAGCAATGGGTGTTGCGCGACATCAATCTGGTGATTCCCAAAGGAAAGACCGTAGCGTTGGTGGGACAGAGCGGCAGTGGCAAGTCTACCTTGGTCGACTTGATTCCGCGCTACTATGACGTGCAGGAAGGTGAGGTGCTCATCGACGGCATCAACGTGCGTGACTTGGGCGTACGCAGCTTGCGGCACCTCATCGGAAACGTCAACCAAGAAGCCATTTTGTTCAACGACACGTTCTTCAACAACATCACCTTCGGCGTTGATCACGCCACGCAAGAAGAGGTAGACCAGGCCGCTCGCATCGCCAACGCTTACGAATTCATTATGGAGTCAGAGGAAGGATTCGACACAAACATCGGAGATCGGGGCAGCAAGTTAAGCGGCGGACAGCGTCAGCGTATCTCCATTGCCCGCGCCATCCTCAAAAATCCACCCATCCTGATACTCGATGAGGCCACCAGTGCGCTCGACACCGAGAGCGAACGCTTGGTGCAAGATGCGCTGGAACGGCTCATGGACACCCGCACCACGGTGGCCATCGCTCACCGCCTGTCCACCATCAAGCACGCTGACGAAATCTGTGTACTGCACGAAGGACGCATCGTGGAGCGAGGTACGCACGAAGAACTTATCGCCAAAGAGGGCTATTACAAAAAACTGCATGACATGCAAGAGGTTTAACACAATGATGAAACAAGCAAAAGCAACATTCCTACACACTTCTTTCGGGCCTTTCGGCGCCATGATTCTCAACCTGTTGATGGCATTCGTGGTATACTTCATTGCCCGCGTGGAATTCCTTTTCGAGAATTACAGCTATTTCTCCGGCAACCTGTCGGCATCCCATCTGACCGAATTGTTCTACGGTGGCTACATCTTCGACCGCTCCGCCATCGCCTACACCAATGCCCTGTACATCCTGCTGATGCTCTTTCCGCTGTGGATCAAGGAGCGCAGAGGCTATCATCTGATGTGCAAATGGGTGTTTGTGGTCATCAATGCGCTGACACTGATCATCAACTTGTGCGACTCGGTGTACTTTCCTTACACCCTGCGGCGCACCACGACGAGCGTATTCAGCGAATTTCGTAACGAAAACAACCTCGCCGACGTGTTTTGGGGCGAGTTTGTGGGCCACTGGTATCTCGTGCTGTTGGCCATCGTAGTCATCACCCTGCTGTGGAAACTCTACGTCATGCCCCGCACCGCACACACACATTACGCCACCGCCACACAGCGATGGAAGTTCGGTCTCATCCAGTTTGTGCTGCTGGCCTTGCTCACTCCTCTCATCATCGGTGCCTGCCGGGGCGGCCTGGCGTCGGGCATACGCCCCATCACCGTCAACAATGCCAACCAATACGTGCGCCGTCCAACCGAGTGTGCGCTGGTGCTCAACACGCCGTTCTCATTGATCAGAACCATCGGGAAGAACGTTTTCGACGTTCCCACCTACTATCCCAACCTCGAGGCAGCCGCCAAAGTGTTCACGCCGATACACCATCCAAAGCCCACGCATGCGTTCCAAAAGAAGAACGTGGTGGTGCTGATCGTCGAAAGTTTTGGCCGCGAGTATATCGGATCTTTCAACCAACAGCTCGAAAACGGCCGATACAAGGGCTACACCCCATACGTTGACCAGCTTATCAGCCAAAGTGCCACCTACAAATACTCGTTCTGCAACGGACGGAAGAGCATTGACGGCATGCCATCCGTGCTTTGTGGCATTCCTATGTTTAAAGAACCGTTCGTGCTCACCAACGCCTCGATGAACGATTACACCAGCATGGCCGGCCTGTTGGCGCGCGAGGGCTACCACACGGCGTTCTTCCACGGTGCCAACCGGGGCAGCATGGGATTTCTGGCCTTTGCCAACAAGGTGGGCTTCCAAGCGTACTATGGCCGACAAGACTATGCCGCCGACCACCGATTTGGCGGCGATGCCGACTTTGATGGGCACTGGGGTATCTGGGATGAGCCTTTCCTGCAATACTGGTGTACGAAAATTGGCGAGATGAAAGAACCCTTCATGACGGCCTGTTTCACCGTGTCGAGCCACACGCCCTACGTCATTCCGGAAAAATACAAGGACGTGTATCCCGAAGAGGGGCTGCCCATCCACAAGTGCATACGCTATACCGACATGGCCATCGGCAAGTTTTTCGAAGCGGCCAAGCAGCAACCGTGGTACAAGAACACCCTCTTTGTGCTGACCAGCGACCACACCAACCTGAGCGACCATGCGCAGTATCAGACCGACATCGGCGGATTTTCGGCACCGCTCATCATCTTTGATCCCAGCGGAGAGGTGCCCGTGGGCATGCACGACGGCATCGCACAGCAGATAGACATCCTGCCCACCGTGCTGAGTCTGTTGGGCTACGACAAGCCGTTCTTGTCGTTCGGCTGCGACCTGATGACCACTCCCGCATCGGAAACCTACGCCGTAAACTACCTCAACGGCATCTATCAGTATTGCAAGTATGGCTATGTGTTGCAGTTCGACGGTCAACAAACGCGCGGCATTTATGCCTTGGACGACCTGCTGATGCGCCACAACCTGAAAGGGAAGGTGAAGGAACAGCACAAGATGGAGCAAGAACTGAAAGCCATCATCCAACAATATATGTACAGGATGGAGAACGACCAGCTGATGCCCTGACCCTCGCAGGCGCACGGCCGGCAGTTTAACGGGGCAGGTCATCGCATCTGCCCGCCTTGACCGTTCTTTACGAGCTTCACAAAACACATGCGCATTTGACCGAACGAGCGCATTTGCACGCCAAAATTTGTTTAATTTTTTATCCAAAAAACAGCCTTAAAACAGCCCTTCCCTATTTTCATTCTGGAAAAAATCAATAGGCTTGGAGGATGCATACAAGCAGTTATTGCGGCAAGAAAAATCGATTTTCACCCTCAAATCTTTGT
Encoded proteins:
- a CDS encoding LTA synthase family protein; this encodes MKTRFKYFFLTYVFFVLIFIIQKPLFMLYHLSLFKEATWKDWFLVPYHGLPLDFSLAGYLTIIPGLLLICTIWSRKRLWRRLAMAYFAVITIVLSAVFVIDLGLYRYWGFRLDATPLFYFCSSPGDALASASAWELIGGIVTLLLMTVLLYALFYLLLRDDVLEKKLLPLNRPFFTFLFVLLWAALFIPIRGGFKASTMNIGKVYFSENMRLNHAATNPLFSLLVSLIKQENFKQQYRFMKDDEANKLVAQMYDQDVVHRSYQAPQQWILTTARPNILFVVMESFSSKLMASLGGERNVAVNLDRLSAEGLLFRYFYATSFRTDRGLVSILSGFPSLPTNSIMKMPKVSQSLPSIAASLRKVGYTADYYYGGDADFTNMRSYLKGTGFETIVCDEDFPLSDRLSKWGVPDHLLFEKVLSNLRQNKRQKPWFKVVQTLSSHEPFDVPYHRLNDKILNAFAYTDSCVGHFVDELKKLPLWKNTLVVLVPDHLGCYPQDIDNLSVERYQIPLIFLGGALKEPGTVDIHGSQTDIAATLLGQMGIAHHEFTYSKDIFNPSSPHFAFFTFPDAFGLVDEDNQVVFNNESKKVVLDRGKRPGKNLKRGKAYLQKIYDTIDRLSTEPVKEGNRH
- a CDS encoding RluA family pseudouridine synthase, translating into MSCHSQSHPSSFTTSCFHPLITDVERPLRLNNPFHYQPHPLALLAMKHVQAYIQGMQTWQQEVAKGKMFGVLVVEDQQQQLGFLAAYSGQIEGKSDWSGFVPAVFDYLQPQGYFKKHEEQITHINALVEQEETDAGCLAMKQELKRLEEEAQQALAAFQNRMKEAKRNRDHLRKTSSLSVEKEAELIRESQFMKAELRRIKHRWEAVLADKRAGLAQHDDRIGRLKDQRKQRSDALQRWLFTHFVMLNARGEQRNLLDIFAETPQHVPPAGAGECCAPKLLQYAYQHHYKPIAMAEFWWGASPKATIRHHGECYPACRGKCLPILRFMLQGLEVDDEYPDDAEPMQLQMVYEDDDLVVVNKPAGLLSVPGRSSRPSVLTILQEMMPQDMPLHAVHRLDMATSGLLIVAKNMKVYHHLQAQFKAHTIQKEYIAVLDGKVTQTEGSIELPLRPDFLDRPRQTVDHVHGKPAITFYRVLSVYQGKTLLTLSPMTGRTHQLRMHCAHQEGLNCPILGDELYGHQADRLYLHAASITFIHPTSGKHMTLKAPIPDCFNNVK
- a CDS encoding MaoC family dehydratase; this encodes MSKLVVNSYDEFAAFEGKELGASDWLLIDQDRINLFADATLDHQWIHVDTDRAKKESPYQSTIAHGYLTLSLLPYLWSQIIEVNNIKMLVNYGMDKMRFGQAVVTGSRVRMVTKLHAISNLRGICKTEINFKIEIEGQRKPALEGIATFLYYFE
- a CDS encoding ABC transporter ATP-binding protein translates to MKEFIQVLRRFVAPYKRYLGFSVLFNILSAVLNIFSFAALIPILNILFNIGQERITTLMPWPSSMNELPDVLSNNANYYVQMMIDHYGATTTLLFIGLFLAFMTFLKTGSYFLASASVMPIRTGVVRDIRNQLYQKITSLSLGFFSEERKGDIIARMSGDVQEIENSIMASLDMLFKNPILVIAYFTTLLIISWQLTLFTILFVPLFGWFMGLVGRKLKQNSVKAQNLWSDTMSQVEETLGGLRIIKAFSAEEKMNARFDKINSNYRDSILKVTIRQQLAHPMSEFLGTLMIVIVLWFGGTLVLNEQVLSGPTFIYYLVMLYSIINPLKELSKASYAIMKGLASIERVDKILKAEVAIKEPEKPIHLNSFEHQIEFRHVSFRYAEQWVLRDINLVIPKGKTVALVGQSGSGKSTLVDLIPRYYDVQEGEVLIDGINVRDLGVRSLRHLIGNVNQEAILFNDTFFNNITFGVDHATQEEVDQAARIANAYEFIMESEEGFDTNIGDRGSKLSGGQRQRISIARAILKNPPILILDEATSALDTESERLVQDALERLMDTRTTVAIAHRLSTIKHADEICVLHEGRIVERGTHEELIAKEGYYKKLHDMQEV
- a CDS encoding LTA synthase family protein — its product is MKQAKATFLHTSFGPFGAMILNLLMAFVVYFIARVEFLFENYSYFSGNLSASHLTELFYGGYIFDRSAIAYTNALYILLMLFPLWIKERRGYHLMCKWVFVVINALTLIINLCDSVYFPYTLRRTTTSVFSEFRNENNLADVFWGEFVGHWYLVLLAIVVITLLWKLYVMPRTAHTHYATATQRWKFGLIQFVLLALLTPLIIGACRGGLASGIRPITVNNANQYVRRPTECALVLNTPFSLIRTIGKNVFDVPTYYPNLEAAAKVFTPIHHPKPTHAFQKKNVVVLIVESFGREYIGSFNQQLENGRYKGYTPYVDQLISQSATYKYSFCNGRKSIDGMPSVLCGIPMFKEPFVLTNASMNDYTSMAGLLAREGYHTAFFHGANRGSMGFLAFANKVGFQAYYGRQDYAADHRFGGDADFDGHWGIWDEPFLQYWCTKIGEMKEPFMTACFTVSSHTPYVIPEKYKDVYPEEGLPIHKCIRYTDMAIGKFFEAAKQQPWYKNTLFVLTSDHTNLSDHAQYQTDIGGFSAPLIIFDPSGEVPVGMHDGIAQQIDILPTVLSLLGYDKPFLSFGCDLMTTPASETYAVNYLNGIYQYCKYGYVLQFDGQQTRGIYALDDLLMRHNLKGKVKEQHKMEQELKAIIQQYMYRMENDQLMP